One Salvia splendens isolate huo1 unplaced genomic scaffold, SspV2 ctg1155, whole genome shotgun sequence genomic window carries:
- the LOC121788814 gene encoding probable protein phosphatase 2C 6: MTSEDETVWLARDVVVRDSEEDGSSSLEGDALADSCGSLSVVSDTSSLCGDDFLSFEANFSEVEKELASRTLVSRNLGDDVPVSKASTTDVRLAGRGSRSFFEVDCVPLWGLSSVCGRRPEMEDAVTTLPRLLKIPIRMLTGDQGVDGGMTCLSHLTGHFFGVYDGHGGSQVANYCCDHLHLALNEELDLMMNNLDDNASCEEKWRRAFTRTFLKVDGEIGGKASLEPLAPETVGSTAVVALVCSSHIIVANCGDSRGVLYRGKEAIALSVDHKPNREDEYARIEASGGKVIQWNGHRVFGVLAMSRSIGDRYLKPWIIPDPEVMFVPRMRDDDCLVLASDGLWDVMTNDEACDLARKRILLWHKHNGSTLPLERGEGVDPAAQAAAEYLSNRALQKGSKDNISVVVVDLKAQRKIKNKT; this comes from the exons ATGACATCTGAGGATGAGACCGTCTGGCTGGCTCGTGATGTTGTGGTGCGTGACAGCGAGGAAGATGGTTCCTCGTCGTTGGAGGGGGATGCGTTGGCCGACAGCTGCGGCTCGTTATCGGTAGTGAGTGATACTAGTAGCCTGTGTGGTGATGATTTCTTGAGCTTTGAGGCCAACTTTTCAGAGGTTGAGAAGGAACTTGCTTCAAGAACACTTGTTTCGAGAAATCTGGGCGATGATGTTCCCGTCTCTAAAGCATCCACGACTGATGTCCGGTTGGCTGGGAGGGGAAGCCGGAGTTTCTTTGAAGTGGATTGCGTGCCTCTCTGGGGTCTCAGCTCCGTGTGTGGTAGGCGGCCAGAGATGGAAGATGCAGTCACAACGTTGCCTCGTTTGCTGAAAATCCCGATCCGGATGCTAACCGGTGATCAAGGAGTTGATGGAGGGATGACGTGCTTGAGTCATCTGACTGGCCACTTCTTTGGAGTGTACGACGGTCATGGCGGCTCTCAG GTAGCTAACTACTGTTGTGATCATCTGCATCTTGCTTTGAATGAAGAGTTGGATTTGATGATGAACAACCTTGATGATAATGCTAGCTGTGAAGAGAAGTGGAGGAGGGCTTTCACTAGGACTTTTCTCAAGGTCGATGGCGAGATCGGAGGGAAGGCCAGCCTCGAGCCGCTTGCCCCTGAGACTGTGGGGTCCACGGCTGTTGTTGCCCTAGTATGTTCTTCACATATAATAGTGGCCAACTGTGGTGATTCGAGAGGCGTGCTCTACCGTGGAAAAGAAGCTATAGCCCTCTCCGTCGATCATAAG CCTAATCGGGAAGATGAGTATGCACGGATCGAGGCATCGGGAGGGAAAGTCATACAATGGAACGGCCATCGTGTCTTTGGTGTCCTTGCAATGTCGAGGTCTATTG GAGACCGATATCTGAAGCCCTGGATCATCCCCGATCCGGAGGTGATGTTTGTTCCACGAATGAGGGACGATGATTGCCTCGTTTTGGCGAGTGACGGCCTTTGGGATGTCATGACAAATGACGAGGCCTGCGATCTAGCTCGTAAAAGGATACTATTGTGGCACAAGCACAATGGCTCCACTCTCCCGTTAGAGCGCGGCGAGGGGGTCGACCCTGCAGCTCAGGCGGCTGCGGAGTACCTCTCGAACCGGGCGCTGCAAAAGGGCAGCAAGGACAACATCTCCGTTGTTGTAGTGGACCTAAAGGCTCAAAGAAAGATCAAGAACAAGACCTAA